Proteins co-encoded in one Candidatus Binatia bacterium genomic window:
- a CDS encoding CBS domain-containing protein, giving the protein MRKLLDRSAAVIGFALFSPAAFALQVEDAQMFVGEAGLYVLVLSTIVTVVFVCFRQLPDKHAATLQTILSDEAGTTHSVEADALVVECVRKMTDNKIGALTVMDSGKLVGIFTERDALSRVLAAGRDPRDTRVVEVMTTNPYCVSPEMTVDDAMELVTKKHFRHLPIVENGKVEALLSSRDLTHWLVKNRGGDVQDLVELANRS; this is encoded by the coding sequence ATGAGAAAGCTTCTTGATAGGTCGGCCGCCGTTATCGGATTCGCACTGTTTTCCCCCGCGGCGTTTGCTTTGCAGGTCGAGGACGCACAGATGTTCGTTGGAGAAGCGGGACTGTACGTGCTTGTTCTGAGCACGATTGTCACCGTCGTCTTTGTGTGCTTCAGGCAATTGCCGGACAAGCACGCAGCCACTTTGCAGACAATACTAAGTGATGAAGCCGGCACGACACATTCAGTGGAAGCCGATGCTCTGGTAGTGGAGTGTGTACGCAAGATGACCGACAACAAAATCGGTGCCCTGACCGTCATGGATAGCGGAAAGCTGGTCGGCATTTTCACCGAGCGGGATGCGCTGAGCAGAGTGCTGGCTGCCGGCCGCGATCCCCGCGATACTAGAGTCGTCGAGGTAATGACGACAAATCCCTACTGCGTCTCGCCCGAGATGACCGTGGACGATGCGATGGAGTTAGTCACCAAGAAGCATTTCCGGCACCTGCCGATTGTGGAAAACGGCAAGGTGGAAGCACTTTTGTCGAGCCGCGATCTAACGCATTGGTTGGTCAAGAATCGGGGGGGAGATGTTCAGGATCTGGTCGAGCTTGCCAATCGGTCCTGA
- a CDS encoding sensor histidine kinase has translation MLLVGMLALGTWLSGAIEKRMIRHEGELFTLYMDSVLSDHAQTLASGGLLSDADMLALDKLLHGTMLGERIVAFKLWSRDGRVLYSTDLTQIGLQSAITPALAAAFRGETQSRMVTLEDEERRLQGAHGSELIEIYAPVHQAKNGSILTVAQIHQMTDALDQVVGTARLQSWMAVIAAATVMYLLLAALIMPASNTLIAQKQQLQEKVSQLTNLLAEKEQVHERVARAAGGTTARYERSLHRIAVDLHDGPVQGIALAAMRLETLADMCRACSSAIGAKSTVADDFKRLQEALNSAQQDVRSLSKGLHLPNIEELSLADVARRVVRDYKRSSGMDVELTINNVPEDGPLPVKITLFRLLQESLANGFRHGGAVKQHIVLGTSDSLLQVVVRDEGKGFDTHATETEGHLGLEGMRERVEILGGTFYVWSAVGQGTVVRADIPLTGGEGA, from the coding sequence GTGCTGCTGGTCGGGATGCTGGCGTTGGGCACCTGGCTCAGCGGGGCGATTGAGAAAAGAATGATTCGTCACGAAGGGGAGCTGTTCACCCTGTATATGGACAGCGTCCTCTCCGACCACGCTCAGACCCTCGCCAGCGGCGGGTTGCTGAGCGATGCCGACATGCTTGCGCTGGACAAGCTGCTTCACGGAACGATGCTCGGAGAGCGTATCGTGGCATTCAAGTTGTGGTCACGCGACGGACGCGTCCTCTATAGCACTGATCTCACCCAGATCGGTCTGCAATCTGCGATAACACCCGCCCTTGCCGCCGCGTTTCGGGGCGAGACGCAATCGCGGATGGTCACACTCGAGGATGAAGAACGCCGGCTCCAGGGCGCGCACGGGTCGGAGCTCATCGAAATCTACGCGCCGGTACACCAAGCGAAAAACGGATCGATCCTGACGGTTGCGCAGATCCACCAGATGACCGATGCCCTGGACCAGGTCGTCGGCACGGCCCGGCTGCAAAGCTGGATGGCGGTGATCGCGGCAGCGACAGTCATGTATCTGTTGCTTGCCGCCCTGATCATGCCCGCGAGCAACACCCTCATCGCCCAGAAGCAGCAACTGCAGGAGAAAGTCTCCCAGCTCACGAACCTGTTGGCGGAGAAGGAGCAGGTCCATGAGCGGGTGGCCCGCGCCGCAGGAGGCACGACAGCGCGCTACGAGCGCTCGCTGCACCGTATTGCGGTCGATCTGCACGATGGCCCGGTCCAGGGAATTGCCCTTGCGGCCATGCGCCTGGAAACATTGGCGGACATGTGCCGCGCCTGCAGCTCGGCGATCGGCGCGAAGTCCACGGTGGCCGACGATTTCAAGAGACTTCAGGAAGCGCTGAATTCGGCGCAGCAAGACGTGCGGTCGCTTTCCAAGGGGCTGCACTTGCCCAATATCGAGGAACTGTCTCTGGCCGACGTCGCGCGGCGCGTGGTGCGCGACTACAAGCGCTCCTCTGGAATGGACGTCGAGCTGACAATCAACAACGTACCTGAGGACGGGCCGCTGCCTGTCAAGATCACCTTGTTTCGTCTTCTGCAAGAGTCGCTGGCCAATGGATTCCGCCATGGCGGCGCAGTAAAGCAGCACATCGTACTGGGCACCTCGGACAGCCTGCTGCAGGTTGTAGTGCGCGACGAAGGAAAAGGCTTCGATACGCATGCCACGGAAACCGAGGGCCACCTGGGTCTCGAAGGCATGCGGGAGCGCGTCGAGATTCTGGGTGGAACGTTTTACGTATGGAGCGCTGTAGGTCAGGGAACGGTGGTGCGGGCCGATATACCCTTGACGGGCGGCGAGGGCGCATGA